A single region of the Agromyces sp. Leaf222 genome encodes:
- a CDS encoding ABC transporter permease, translated as MTTLTTPVRPAADPDPRASVAERAPKRPISAERIAAGTTLLAIVAVAAYAVMESGISISGMVESWGHAERFFERVGTIEFPEAGELLYLTALTVGLVLCGTLFAAVVSVPVAYLAASNTTPGAGWQAFGRFITVLTRAIPDVVLAMVFVLMFSIGTLPGILAIGIHSIGMISKLFADAIEQIDEGPRRAIRAAGGSKLQEFTSGILPQVLPSWVATVLHRNDINLRGSVVLGYVGVAGLGLEMSYAFKSLNYSLGLGIALVMFALCVVMEIVSSIVRKAMLGVAPTGRGLGDRVVRIAGRVGAQRRIETRDGTGLDTPPSSATRPAGAASGSGRAAASDLEAALHRPWTGARVRNTAWAWIAVLVVVGSVLICDIRWADLVTFWAKVPAIAVQFWPPSFGNYDAETMFGAMGTTIGIALAATLLSFVFSVAIGSLAARNVAPNGTVRGSMRLLLVIIRGVPEVILAIVLIVITGLGSQAGTIALAFGGIGLLGKLIGDSFEEVKSGPERALKATGASRGQVYASATLPQGKRALIGHSFYLLDTNIRAATILGIVGGGGVGYYLLNAGQGSNYAVVTAIVLMILATVLVVEGLAVWMRRVFR; from the coding sequence ATGACCACCCTGACCACCCCGGTGCGGCCCGCGGCCGATCCGGATCCCCGCGCCTCGGTCGCCGAGCGCGCGCCGAAGCGCCCCATCTCCGCCGAGCGCATCGCCGCAGGCACCACGCTCCTCGCGATCGTCGCCGTTGCCGCCTACGCCGTGATGGAGTCCGGCATCTCGATCTCGGGCATGGTCGAGAGCTGGGGTCACGCCGAGCGCTTCTTCGAGCGTGTCGGCACGATCGAGTTCCCCGAGGCCGGCGAGCTCCTCTACCTCACGGCGCTCACCGTCGGACTCGTGCTCTGCGGCACGCTCTTCGCCGCCGTCGTCTCGGTGCCGGTCGCCTACCTCGCCGCGTCGAACACGACGCCGGGTGCGGGTTGGCAGGCGTTCGGCCGCTTCATCACGGTGCTCACCAGGGCGATCCCCGACGTCGTGCTCGCCATGGTGTTCGTGCTCATGTTCTCGATCGGCACGCTGCCGGGCATCCTCGCGATCGGCATCCACTCCATCGGCATGATCTCCAAGCTCTTCGCCGACGCGATCGAGCAGATCGACGAGGGCCCGCGCCGCGCCATCCGTGCCGCCGGCGGTTCGAAGCTGCAGGAGTTCACGAGCGGCATCCTGCCCCAGGTGCTGCCCTCGTGGGTCGCGACCGTGCTGCACCGCAATGACATCAACCTGCGCGGCTCGGTCGTGCTCGGCTACGTCGGCGTCGCCGGCCTCGGCCTCGAGATGAGCTACGCCTTCAAGTCGCTGAACTACTCGCTCGGCCTCGGCATCGCGCTCGTGATGTTCGCGCTCTGCGTGGTCATGGAGATCGTCTCGAGCATCGTGCGCAAGGCCATGCTCGGCGTCGCCCCCACCGGTCGTGGCCTCGGCGACCGCGTCGTGCGCATCGCCGGTCGAGTAGGCGCGCAGCGCCGTATCGAGACCCGAGACGGGACGGGCCTCGATACGCCTCCTTCGTCGGCTACTCGACCGGCGGGGGCGGCCTCCGGTTCCGGCCGTGCCGCGGCATCCGACCTCGAAGCGGCCCTGCACCGCCCATGGACGGGGGCGCGCGTGCGCAACACCGCATGGGCGTGGATCGCGGTGCTCGTCGTCGTCGGCAGCGTGCTCATCTGCGACATCCGCTGGGCCGACCTCGTCACGTTCTGGGCGAAGGTGCCCGCGATCGCCGTGCAGTTCTGGCCGCCGAGCTTCGGCAACTACGACGCCGAGACGATGTTCGGGGCCATGGGCACCACGATCGGCATCGCGCTCGCCGCCACGCTGCTCTCCTTCGTCTTCTCGGTGGCCATCGGCTCGCTGGCCGCCCGCAACGTCGCGCCGAACGGCACCGTTCGCGGGTCGATGCGACTGCTGCTCGTCATCATCCGCGGGGTGCCGGAGGTGATCCTGGCCATCGTGCTCATCGTCATCACCGGGCTCGGCAGCCAGGCGGGCACGATCGCGCTCGCCTTCGGCGGCATCGGCCTGCTCGGCAAGCTCATCGGCGACTCGTTCGAGGAGGTCAAGTCCGGCCCCGAGCGAGCGCTGAAGGCGACCGGGGCGTCGCGCGGGCAGGTCTACGCCTCCGCGACGCTGCCGCAGGGCAAGCGCGCGCTGATCGGGCACAGCTTCTACCTGCTCGACACGAACATCCGCGCGGCGACGATCCTCGGCATCGTGGGCGGCGGCGG
- the phnC gene encoding phosphonate ABC transporter ATP-binding protein, producing the protein MSQTSVIDIEGLTKEYGRTVALRDVALRVEPGEIVVLLGLSGSGKSTLLRQVVGLEGPTSGGVRVLGEEVPSLTGRRLRALRSRVGFVFQQFELVPSLTVLENVLTGALAELRGPRLGLWAYPRRLKLTALGHLDRVGLLDRAYQRADTLSGGQQQRVAIARALMQDPEILLADEPVASLDPESSDQVMALIREIAMDAGLTVVCSLHQVDLALSWGDRIVGLRHGEVVLDTPAAGLSKAEVMEVYGRVATSTAELKAIETELAVPAVQTGSATHS; encoded by the coding sequence ATGAGCCAGACATCCGTCATCGACATCGAGGGCCTCACCAAGGAGTACGGACGCACCGTCGCGCTGCGCGACGTCGCACTCCGAGTGGAGCCCGGCGAGATCGTGGTGCTGCTCGGCCTCTCGGGCTCGGGCAAGTCGACCCTGCTGCGGCAGGTCGTCGGGCTCGAGGGCCCGACCTCCGGGGGCGTTCGCGTGCTCGGCGAGGAGGTGCCGTCCCTCACCGGACGGCGCCTCCGCGCCCTGCGCAGCCGCGTCGGCTTCGTCTTCCAGCAGTTCGAACTGGTGCCCTCGCTCACGGTGCTCGAGAACGTCCTGACGGGCGCGCTCGCCGAGCTCCGCGGGCCGCGGCTCGGGCTCTGGGCCTACCCGCGCCGGCTCAAGCTCACGGCGCTCGGCCACCTCGACCGCGTCGGCCTGCTCGATCGCGCCTACCAGCGTGCCGACACCCTCTCGGGCGGCCAGCAGCAGCGCGTCGCGATCGCCCGGGCGCTCATGCAGGACCCCGAGATCCTGCTGGCCGACGAGCCGGTCGCCTCGCTCGACCCCGAGTCCAGCGACCAGGTCATGGCCCTCATCCGCGAGATCGCGATGGACGCGGGCCTCACCGTCGTCTGCAGCCTCCACCAGGTCGACCTCGCGCTCTCGTGGGGCGACCGCATCGTCGGACTCCGACATGGCGAGGTCGTGCTCGACACGCCCGCGGCCGGCCTCTCGAAGGCCGAGGTCATGGAGGTCTACGGCCGCGTCGCGACCTCGACGGCCGAGCTGAAGGCGATCGAGACCGAACTCGCCGTCCCCGCCGTGCAGACGGGATCGGCGACGCACTCATGA
- a CDS encoding phosphate/phosphite/phosphonate ABC transporter substrate-binding protein encodes MSTRFTRSLLALVGVGALAVTLAACSSTAEAGTSTSGDTASFAVDENTLVFGVVPDSVDTETNYQPLMDYIAQETGKTVEYHESTDYAALIEAAVAGKIDVASFSGFTYVTAKNNGAEITPVSSIITAEGQEPGYYSQAIVPKGSDITDLAGFEGKKVCFVDPSSTSGYLFPSYNLLEEGIDPETDVTPVFAGKHDVSVTKVGEGVECDAGFAEDSEVAKSDKVEIVAETMVPGAPIVVSDTLPEELKTQLAGILAEVSIDDIIASGIDSADSDGFRSVFYATSPVDDAYYDTIRDICEKTNAEQCQG; translated from the coding sequence ATGTCCACGCGCTTCACCCGCTCCCTCCTCGCCCTCGTCGGCGTGGGAGCGCTCGCCGTCACCCTCGCCGCGTGCTCCAGCACCGCTGAAGCCGGCACCAGCACGTCCGGAGACACCGCTTCGTTCGCCGTCGACGAGAACACCCTCGTGTTCGGCGTCGTTCCCGACTCGGTCGACACCGAGACCAACTACCAGCCGCTCATGGACTACATCGCCCAGGAGACCGGCAAGACCGTCGAGTACCACGAGTCGACCGACTACGCCGCCCTCATCGAGGCCGCGGTCGCCGGCAAGATCGACGTCGCATCGTTCTCGGGCTTCACCTACGTCACCGCCAAGAACAACGGCGCCGAGATCACGCCGGTCTCATCGATCATCACCGCTGAGGGCCAGGAGCCCGGGTACTACTCGCAGGCGATCGTGCCCAAGGGCAGCGACATCACCGACCTCGCCGGCTTCGAGGGCAAGAAGGTCTGCTTCGTCGACCCGTCGTCGACCTCGGGCTACCTGTTCCCGTCGTACAACCTGCTCGAAGAGGGCATCGACCCCGAGACCGACGTCACGCCGGTCTTCGCGGGCAAGCACGACGTCTCGGTGACCAAGGTCGGCGAGGGCGTCGAGTGCGACGCCGGCTTCGCCGAGGACAGCGAGGTCGCCAAGAGCGACAAGGTCGAGATCGTCGCCGAGACCATGGTTCCCGGCGCGCCGATCGTCGTGTCCGACACGCTCCCCGAGGAGCTGAAGACGCAGCTCGCGGGCATCCTCGCCGAGGTCAGCATCGACGACATCATCGCGTCGGGCATCGACTCGGCGGACTCCGACGGCTTCCGCAGCGTGTTCTACGCGACCTCGCCGGTGGATGACGCGTACTACGACACCATCCGCGACATCTGCGAGAAGACGAACGCGGAGCAGTGCCAGGGCTGA
- a CDS encoding GntR family transcriptional regulator produces MPISVYKSIADDLRQRIANGQLAPGDDVPTEGELAQQWNTSRGPIRNALAELRAEGLIETTRGRPSRVVRRKAHQAVDVSIPFTKWAREMGAEPGAHTQEVSLRRADDDHVELLRIEPGDLIVEVTRLRTLDGRPTMLERLAFIEEVGRVLFDVDLDTVSITDYLGERGHPYDGVDHEIDAVAADELDARLLEVEVGSPILRLRRVTRGKDGRVFEASDDRYRSDIVRFTVSASGRGISGEHFIRPVGE; encoded by the coding sequence GTGCCCATCAGTGTCTACAAGTCCATCGCCGACGACCTCCGACAGCGCATCGCCAACGGGCAGCTCGCGCCCGGCGACGATGTCCCCACCGAGGGCGAGCTCGCCCAGCAGTGGAACACCTCGCGCGGGCCGATCCGCAACGCCCTCGCCGAGCTCCGCGCCGAGGGGCTGATCGAGACGACCCGCGGCCGCCCCAGCCGGGTCGTGCGGCGCAAGGCGCACCAGGCCGTCGACGTGTCGATCCCGTTCACGAAGTGGGCGCGCGAGATGGGCGCCGAGCCGGGGGCGCACACGCAGGAGGTCTCGCTCCGTCGGGCCGACGACGACCACGTCGAGCTGCTCCGCATCGAGCCCGGCGACCTGATCGTCGAGGTGACCCGCCTCCGCACCCTCGACGGCCGGCCGACCATGCTCGAGCGCCTCGCGTTCATCGAGGAGGTCGGGCGCGTGCTCTTCGACGTCGACCTCGACACCGTGTCGATCACCGACTACCTCGGCGAGCGCGGGCACCCGTACGACGGGGTCGACCACGAGATCGACGCCGTCGCCGCCGACGAGCTCGACGCGCGCCTGCTCGAGGTCGAGGTCGGATCGCCCATCCTGCGCCTGCGCCGCGTGACGCGAGGCAAGGACGGGCGCGTGTTCGAGGCATCCGACGATCGCTACCGCAGCGACATCGTGCGCTTCACCGTGTCGGCATCGGGCCGGGGCATCTCGGGCGAGCACTTCATCCGCCCGGTCGGCGAGTGA
- a CDS encoding EamA family transporter produces the protein MSVPALVLVLAAAVCHSAWNILAHGVSRIGMPFLWWGALVSSLVWLPVVPMTGGLGEADVGGLVLGAGVSAVLHCAYMLVLQRGYATGMLSTVYATARGTGPLITVVVAVLVLGERPSGWALVGIAAILAGVVGIGLLDRGASAGPTPASGPVPNQRRRRGPDPAILWGVVTGVAIAAYTLWDANVVRTWDVPPVAFMVGCTVGEFLLFTALLGRRRHELRAVGRAHWVRILTFGVLSPLSYILVLVAVTLAPVALVAPIREVSVVLVSAFGALVLREGRGWARIGASVVVVAGVLLIAA, from the coding sequence GTGTCCGTTCCTGCGCTCGTCCTCGTCCTCGCCGCGGCGGTCTGCCACTCGGCGTGGAACATCCTCGCCCACGGCGTCAGCCGCATCGGCATGCCGTTCCTCTGGTGGGGCGCCCTCGTGAGCTCGCTCGTCTGGCTCCCGGTGGTGCCGATGACGGGCGGCCTCGGCGAGGCCGACGTCGGTGGCCTCGTGCTCGGCGCCGGCGTCTCCGCCGTGCTGCACTGCGCGTACATGCTCGTGCTGCAGCGCGGATACGCCACCGGCATGCTCTCGACGGTCTACGCGACCGCCAGGGGAACGGGCCCGCTCATCACCGTGGTGGTCGCGGTGCTCGTGCTCGGCGAGCGGCCGTCGGGCTGGGCGCTCGTCGGCATCGCCGCGATCCTCGCCGGGGTGGTCGGCATCGGGCTGCTCGACCGCGGGGCGTCGGCCGGGCCGACGCCGGCATCCGGGCCGGTGCCGAACCAGCGGCGCCGGCGGGGCCCGGACCCCGCGATCCTCTGGGGCGTCGTGACCGGCGTCGCGATCGCCGCCTACACGCTGTGGGACGCGAACGTCGTGCGCACGTGGGACGTGCCCCCCGTGGCCTTCATGGTCGGCTGCACCGTCGGCGAGTTCCTGCTGTTCACCGCGCTGCTGGGTCGCCGTCGACACGAGCTCCGTGCGGTGGGGCGCGCGCACTGGGTGCGCATCCTGACCTTCGGCGTGCTCTCGCCGCTGTCGTACATCCTCGTGCTCGTCGCGGTGACGCTCGCGCCCGTGGCGCTGGTCGCGCCGATCCGCGAGGTGAGCGTGGTGCTCGTCAGCGCCTTCGGTGCGCTCGTGCTGCGCGAGGGCCGCGGATGGGCGCGGATCGGGGCATCCGTCGTCGTTGTGGCAGGGGTGCTGCTGATCGCGGCGTGA
- a CDS encoding cation-translocating P-type ATPase, with translation MTAQQVDLLVGGMTCASCAARVEKKLNRMPGVEATVNYATEKASVRLPDGVTVDDAIATVEATGYTAALPAAKVAPVPAAHAHGTSVAHGGTDGGAHGESHGGGGEHDHGDVASLRQRLIVSTVLAVPVVALSMIPALQFTNWQWLAFALAAPVALWGAWPFHRAAWINLRHGAATMDTLISVGVLAALAWSAYALFFGEAGMPGMTMTFQLFTTPGGGADEIYLEVAAAVTVFVLAGRYAEARAKRSSTAAISALLEMGASEASVLRDGVEVRMPVADLAVDDRFVVRPGEKIATDGIVVDGSSAVDASMLTGESVPVEVAPGDGVVGATINVGGRLVVRATRVGADTELAAMARLVEQAQTGKADVQRLADRVSAVFVPIVIGLSLAALAGWLFAGYGPEVAFTAAVATLIVACPCALGLATPMALLVGTARGAQLGILIKGPQILESTRRVDTILLDKTGTVTSGRMSLAEVVPASGESEAEVLRFAGAAESGSEHPIARAVAAAAAASRALPPVESFASTQGLGVQAVVDGRLVLVGRPGWLAEQWAVDLPDALGRRQAELEAAGGTVVAVAWNGLARGILSVTDTVKPNSAAAVAQLKALGLRPMLLTGDNERVARAVAAEVGIDEVRAEVLPAEKAEVVRALQAEGRVVAMVGDGVNDAVALATSDLGIAMGSGTDVAIEASDLTLVRSDLVAVVDAIRLSRRTLGTIKGNLFWAFAYNVAAIPVAMLGMLNPLVAGAAMAFSSVFVVGNSLRLRRFRGVR, from the coding sequence ATGACCGCCCAGCAGGTCGACCTCCTCGTCGGCGGCATGACGTGCGCCTCGTGCGCCGCGCGGGTCGAGAAGAAGCTCAACCGCATGCCCGGCGTCGAGGCGACGGTCAATTACGCGACCGAGAAGGCGAGCGTGCGGCTGCCGGACGGCGTCACGGTCGACGACGCGATCGCCACCGTCGAGGCCACCGGGTACACCGCCGCGCTTCCGGCGGCGAAGGTCGCGCCGGTTCCGGCCGCGCACGCACACGGCACGTCGGTCGCGCACGGCGGAACCGACGGCGGGGCCCACGGCGAGTCGCACGGCGGCGGCGGGGAGCACGACCACGGCGACGTGGCATCCCTCCGCCAGCGGTTGATCGTGTCGACCGTGCTCGCGGTGCCCGTCGTGGCGCTCTCGATGATCCCGGCGCTGCAGTTCACGAACTGGCAGTGGCTGGCGTTCGCGCTCGCCGCGCCCGTCGCGCTCTGGGGTGCGTGGCCGTTCCACCGCGCCGCGTGGATCAACCTGCGCCACGGCGCCGCGACCATGGACACGCTCATCAGCGTCGGCGTGCTCGCGGCCCTCGCCTGGTCGGCGTACGCGCTGTTCTTCGGCGAGGCCGGCATGCCCGGCATGACCATGACGTTCCAGTTGTTCACGACGCCCGGCGGAGGCGCCGACGAGATCTACCTCGAGGTCGCGGCCGCCGTGACGGTGTTCGTGCTCGCGGGCCGCTACGCCGAGGCGCGCGCCAAGCGCAGCTCGACCGCGGCGATCTCGGCCCTGCTCGAGATGGGCGCCAGCGAGGCATCCGTGCTGCGCGACGGCGTCGAGGTGCGGATGCCGGTGGCGGACCTCGCGGTCGACGACCGGTTCGTGGTGCGCCCCGGCGAGAAGATCGCCACCGACGGCATCGTGGTCGACGGCTCCTCTGCGGTCGACGCGAGCATGCTCACGGGCGAGTCGGTGCCGGTCGAGGTCGCGCCGGGCGACGGCGTGGTCGGCGCGACGATCAACGTCGGCGGCCGTCTCGTCGTGCGTGCGACGCGCGTGGGCGCCGACACCGAGCTGGCCGCCATGGCGAGGCTCGTCGAGCAGGCGCAGACCGGCAAGGCCGACGTGCAACGCCTGGCCGACCGCGTCTCGGCGGTGTTCGTGCCGATCGTCATCGGGCTCTCGCTCGCCGCGCTCGCCGGTTGGCTGTTCGCGGGCTACGGCCCCGAGGTCGCGTTCACGGCCGCCGTCGCGACGCTCATCGTCGCCTGCCCCTGCGCGCTCGGCCTCGCGACGCCGATGGCCCTGCTCGTCGGCACCGCGCGCGGCGCGCAGCTCGGCATCCTGATCAAGGGCCCGCAGATCCTCGAGTCGACCCGTCGCGTCGACACCATCCTGCTCGACAAGACCGGCACGGTCACGAGCGGGCGGATGTCGCTCGCCGAGGTCGTGCCTGCGTCCGGCGAGAGCGAGGCCGAGGTGCTGCGCTTCGCCGGCGCCGCCGAGTCGGGCTCCGAGCACCCGATCGCCCGTGCGGTCGCGGCGGCGGCCGCCGCATCGAGGGCGCTGCCGCCGGTCGAGTCGTTCGCCTCGACGCAGGGCCTCGGCGTGCAGGCCGTCGTCGACGGTCGCCTCGTGCTCGTCGGCCGCCCGGGGTGGCTGGCCGAGCAGTGGGCGGTCGACCTGCCCGATGCCCTCGGACGGCGACAGGCCGAGCTCGAGGCGGCCGGCGGCACGGTCGTCGCGGTCGCGTGGAACGGCCTGGCCCGCGGCATCCTGAGCGTGACCGACACGGTGAAGCCGAACAGTGCCGCCGCGGTCGCGCAGCTGAAGGCGCTCGGGCTGCGCCCCATGCTGCTCACGGGCGACAACGAGCGCGTGGCCCGCGCCGTGGCCGCCGAGGTCGGCATCGACGAGGTGCGCGCCGAGGTGCTGCCCGCCGAGAAGGCCGAGGTCGTGCGTGCCCTGCAGGCCGAGGGCCGCGTGGTCGCCATGGTCGGCGACGGCGTGAACGATGCCGTCGCGCTCGCGACATCCGACCTCGGCATCGCGATGGGCTCCGGCACCGACGTCGCGATCGAGGCGAGCGACCTCACGCTCGTGCGCAGCGACCTCGTGGCCGTGGTCGACGCGATCCGCCTCTCGCGGCGCACGCTCGGCACGATCAAAGGCAACCTGTTCTGGGCGTTCGCCTACAACGTCGCCGCGATCCCGGTGGCGATGCTCGGCATGCTGAACCCGCTCGTCGCGGGTGCGGCCATGGCGTTCTCGTCGGTGTTCGTCGTGGGCAACAGCCTGCGGCTGCGGCGGTTCCGCGGAGTGCGCTGA
- a CDS encoding heavy-metal-associated domain-containing protein gives MSTHDDATTTYGVAGMTCSHCVASVTGELGRLDGVASVDVDLVAGGVSRVTVRSAGALDADQVASAIDEAGYELADLAS, from the coding sequence ATGAGCACGCACGACGACGCCACCACGACCTACGGCGTGGCCGGCATGACCTGCTCGCACTGCGTCGCGTCCGTGACCGGCGAGCTCGGCCGGCTCGACGGCGTCGCCTCGGTCGACGTCGACCTCGTGGCCGGCGGCGTGTCCCGGGTGACCGTGCGGAGCGCGGGCGCCCTCGACGCCGACCAGGTCGCATCCGCCATCGACGAGGCCGGCTACGAACTGGCCGACCTGGCATCATGA
- a CDS encoding serine hydrolase, with protein MAARRGNRRRRWGIAAASLVALSIGLQGCSFGPADPAAQFDPVDAALSTETGDALQGVLEQAIALSGSSGGIAGVWAPWAGEWTAASGTVSFDEGAAPVTTDTPFRMGTLTSEVTCAIMLKLVDEGQLELSDEIGEDVDWIPSLGDITYEQLCRHTSGIADYYRDLERIFVANPQRTWSDNELVAAGMGLDRTDAPGTAVRESRTGVLLAAMGLQRHTGRSWADLAEQYVFEPLGIEDTSIPPPDATGSGLLGAYAAAIGEDGKPDCAARLDQSDQSSTMGAEAAGATTTLDDLQVFSEAFATGALLSKSTKADQWKLQPLAGSAPSWYGAGIGGASYGPMRGDVSETAGMLTAALTDPKSGLTVVLVLNNSTSSDAFAREAAFALASIGSKADAAAGAEAPLVELPWSLEQATTRMNEQAACPPTA; from the coding sequence GTGGCTGCTCGCCGGGGGAATCGGCGACGGCGATGGGGTATCGCCGCCGCAAGCCTCGTCGCGCTCTCGATCGGCCTGCAGGGGTGCTCATTCGGCCCCGCCGATCCGGCAGCGCAGTTCGATCCAGTCGACGCCGCGCTCAGCACCGAGACGGGCGACGCGCTCCAGGGCGTGCTCGAGCAGGCGATCGCGCTGAGCGGTTCGAGCGGCGGCATCGCCGGCGTGTGGGCGCCGTGGGCGGGGGAGTGGACCGCGGCATCCGGAACCGTCTCGTTCGACGAGGGCGCCGCGCCGGTGACCACCGACACCCCGTTCCGCATGGGCACGCTCACGTCCGAGGTGACCTGCGCGATCATGCTGAAGCTCGTCGACGAGGGCCAGCTCGAGTTGAGCGACGAGATCGGCGAGGACGTCGACTGGATCCCCTCGCTCGGCGACATCACCTACGAGCAGCTGTGTCGCCACACCTCGGGCATCGCGGACTACTACCGCGACCTCGAGCGCATCTTCGTGGCGAACCCCCAGCGCACCTGGTCCGACAACGAGCTCGTCGCTGCGGGCATGGGCCTCGACCGAACGGACGCCCCCGGCACCGCCGTGCGGGAGTCCCGCACGGGCGTGCTGCTGGCCGCGATGGGCCTCCAGCGCCACACCGGCAGGTCATGGGCCGACCTCGCGGAGCAGTACGTGTTCGAGCCGCTCGGCATCGAGGACACGTCGATCCCCCCGCCCGACGCCACCGGCAGCGGACTGCTCGGCGCCTATGCCGCGGCGATCGGTGAGGACGGCAAGCCCGACTGCGCGGCGAGGCTCGACCAGTCCGACCAGTCGAGCACGATGGGGGCCGAGGCCGCCGGCGCGACGACCACGCTCGACGACCTGCAGGTGTTCAGCGAGGCGTTCGCCACCGGTGCGCTGCTGTCGAAGAGCACGAAGGCCGACCAGTGGAAGCTGCAGCCGCTCGCCGGCTCGGCGCCCTCCTGGTACGGCGCCGGCATCGGCGGCGCTTCGTACGGCCCGATGCGCGGCGACGTGAGCGAGACCGCCGGCATGCTGACGGCGGCGCTCACCGACCCGAAGTCGGGGTTGACCGTCGTGCTCGTGCTGAACAACTCGACCTCGTCGGATGCGTTCGCGCGCGAGGCGGCGTTCGCGCTGGCCTCCATCGGGTCGAAGGCGGATGCCGCGGCCGGCGCCGAGGCCCCGCTCGTCGAGCTCCCGTGGTCGCTCGAGCAGGCGACGACGAGGATGAACGAGCAGGCGGCCTGCCCGCCGACCGCCTGA
- a CDS encoding ATP-dependent RecD-like DNA helicase, which yields MPPSLTREQTAVFEAIEGTRDHVFVTGRAGTGKSTLLNHLNFNTQKQIVICAPTGVAALNVGGQTIHSLFRLPIGVIADQQIDQNDAVRKILNAMDTLVIDEISMVNADLMDAMDRALRQARQRRHEPFGGVQVVLFGDPYQLAPVPGDGDERAYFADTYDSMWFFDAKVWHETDLRIFELGEVHRQHDAEFKHMLNAVRHGMVTAEIAGVLNGIGARRPLPEHGAITLATTNGTVNRINASQLHRLPGHSKANAAEVTGDFGGRAYPADERLELKVGAQVMFLRNDTAIGPDGQRWVNGTIGTVTRLDRELRVEVDGDEHEVEPATWEKYKYTWDPARKKLERQIVAEFTQFPLRLAWAVTIHKSQGASYDTAIVDLGPRVFSPGQTYVALSRLTTLDGLYLSRPLRPSDIIVDPAVERFMSGAHREIGSAS from the coding sequence GTGCCCCCCTCTCTCACGCGCGAGCAGACCGCGGTCTTCGAGGCGATCGAGGGCACGCGCGACCACGTCTTCGTCACGGGTCGTGCCGGCACCGGCAAGTCGACGCTGCTCAACCACCTGAACTTCAACACGCAGAAGCAGATCGTGATCTGCGCCCCCACCGGCGTCGCGGCGCTGAACGTCGGCGGGCAGACGATCCACTCGCTGTTCCGCCTGCCGATCGGGGTCATCGCCGACCAGCAGATCGACCAGAACGACGCCGTGCGCAAGATCCTCAACGCGATGGACACCCTCGTGATCGACGAGATCTCGATGGTCAACGCCGACCTGATGGACGCCATGGACCGCGCGCTGCGGCAGGCGAGGCAGCGCAGGCACGAGCCGTTCGGCGGGGTGCAGGTCGTGCTGTTCGGCGACCCCTACCAGCTCGCCCCCGTGCCGGGCGACGGCGACGAACGGGCCTACTTCGCCGACACCTACGACTCGATGTGGTTCTTCGACGCGAAGGTGTGGCACGAGACCGACCTGCGCATCTTCGAGCTCGGCGAGGTGCACCGCCAGCACGACGCCGAGTTCAAGCACATGCTGAACGCGGTGCGCCACGGCATGGTCACGGCCGAGATCGCCGGGGTGCTGAACGGCATCGGCGCCCGCCGCCCGCTGCCCGAGCACGGCGCGATCACGCTCGCGACGACGAACGGCACGGTCAACCGCATCAACGCGAGCCAGCTGCACCGGCTGCCGGGGCACTCCAAGGCGAACGCCGCCGAGGTCACCGGCGACTTCGGCGGCCGGGCGTACCCGGCCGACGAACGTCTGGAGCTCAAGGTGGGCGCCCAGGTCATGTTCCTGCGCAACGACACCGCCATCGGCCCAGACGGCCAGCGGTGGGTGAACGGCACCATCGGCACCGTCACCCGGCTCGATCGCGAGCTGCGCGTCGAGGTCGACGGCGACGAGCACGAGGTCGAGCCCGCCACCTGGGAGAAGTACAAGTACACCTGGGATCCGGCGCGTAAGAAGCTCGAGCGGCAGATCGTGGCGGAGTTCACGCAGTTCCCGCTGCGGCTCGCGTGGGCGGTCACGATCCACAAGTCGCAGGGCGCCAGCTACGACACCGCGATCGTCGACCTGGGGCCGCGGGTCTTCAGCCCGGGCCAGACGTACGTCGCGCTCAGCCGCCTCACCACGCTCGACGGGCTCTACCTCAGCCGGCCGCTGCGGCCGAGCGACATCATCGTCGATCCGGCGGTCGAACGCTTCATGTCGGGGGCCCACCGGGAGATCGGCTCGGCTTCCTGA